One part of the Humulus lupulus chromosome 9, drHumLupu1.1, whole genome shotgun sequence genome encodes these proteins:
- the LOC133800096 gene encoding uncharacterized protein LOC133800096, whose product MSIDFKSSEDSTSTARYHVLRSISSTIESMGKNINSYHLLDEDISFDGNEFQSREIDDELGVEIPEEDITSSRSLNSEQQQVYNVVLEKVLSNQNDAFFVYGPSGTGKTFLYRALLATVRSRNLVALATALSGVAASILPGGRTAHSRFKLPLDTDEKTTCCVSKQSALANLLRAAKLIIWDEAPMTRKQHIEALDKML is encoded by the coding sequence ATGTCAATTGATTTCAAATCTTCAGAAGATTCTACATCGACTGCAAGATATCATGTATTAAGGTCAATCTCTTCTACAATTGAATCAATGGGGAAAAACATTAACTCTTACCATCTTCTTGATGAAGACATTTCTTTCGATGGAAATGAATTTCAATCTAGAGAAATCGATGATGAGTTGGGTGTTGAAATTCCAGAAGAAGATATTACATCTTCAAGATCACTTAATAGCGAGCAACAACAAGTGTATAATGTAGTGTTGGAAAAAGTTTTATCAAACCAAAATGATGCATTCTTTGTATATGGCCCAAGTGGGACAGGGAAAACATTCCTATACAGGGCACTTCTGGCAACAGTACGATCAAGAAACTTGGTAGCACTTGCAACTGCTTTATCAGGTGTGGCTGCATCTATACTTCCAGGAGGTCGAACAGCTCACTCACGCTTTAAGCTTCCACTTGATACTGACGAAAAAACCACATGTTGTGTGAGCAAACAAAGTGCACTTGCAAACCTTCTTCGTGCAGCAAAATTAATAATATGGGATGAGGCACCGATGACAAGAAAACAACACATAGAGGCATTAGACAAAATGCTATGA